Proteins from one Aspergillus nidulans FGSC A4 chromosome VIII genomic window:
- a CDS encoding enoyl-[acyl-carrier-protein] reductase (transcript_id=CADANIAT00001188), translated as MFSRCVVRSATATSPIQTSFLRTRLSSFVGSTTARQCRSPISSPQIDGRRYISAYGYTQAKALVYSKYGEPKDVLRLHTHSISAPNGTQVNLRLIAAPLNPADVNQIQGVYPSKPPFETKLGTLEPSAIAGNEGAFEVIATGAAVKGLKKGDWVIMKRTGQGTWRTHAQMDESQLIKIEDQTGLSPLQVSTVSVNPVTAYRMIKDFCDWDWLRAGEEWLIQNGANSGVGRAAIQLGREWGIKTINVVRERKTPEETEALKQELKDLGATVVVTETELLSGDFKNIVKEVTKQGKEPIRLALNCVGGKNATALAKVLAPGSHMVTYGAMSKQPVALPSGLLIFKDLVFDGFWVSKWGDKNPQLKENTIKDILQLTRAGKFKDIPVEEAKWKWDTDATELATAVQGTLSGYRGGKGLLKFEGDD; from the exons ATGTTTTCACGCTGTGTCGTGCGATCAGCGACAGCAACGTCGCCAATTCAGACATCTTTCCTGAGAACACGTCTTTCTTCGTTTGTAGGCTCAACCACCGCGCGTCAATGCCGGAGCCCAATTTCGAGCCCGCAGATTGATGGAAGGAGGTACATCTCAGCGTACGGATATACCCAAGCTAAAGCGCTCGTCTACTCCAAATACGGGGAACCAAAAGATGTCTTAAG GCTTCACACACATTCAATCTCCGCTCCCAATGGCACACAAGTCAATCTTCGCCTTATTGCTGCGCCCCTGAATCCCGCCGATGTGAACCAGATTCAAGGTGTATACCCAAGCAAGCCTCCTTTCGAAACGAAGCTTGGTACACTGGAACCCTCTGCCATTGCCGGAAATGAGGGTGCTTTCGAGGTCATTGCAACTGGAGCCGCGGTGAAGGGCCTCAAGAAGGGTGACTGGGTTATCATGAAGCGAACGGGGCAGGGTACGTGGCGCACGCACGCCCAAATGGACGAGTCGCAATTGATCAAAATTGAGGACCAAACGGGATTAAGTCCACTGCAAGTTAGCACTGTTAGCGTGAACCCTGTTACCGCATACCGGATGATAAAGGATTTCTGCGATTGGGACTGGTTGCGCGCTGGCGAGGAATGGCTGATACAAAATGGCGCAAACAGTGGTGTCGGACGTGCTGCCATCCAACTCGGAAGGGAATGGGGCATCAAGACTATCAATGTTGTTCGCGAACGCAAGACGCCAGAGGAGACAGAAGCTTTGAAACAAGAGCTTAAAGATCTAGGAGCAACAGTGGTGGTTACAGAGACTGAGCTACTCTCTGGTGATTTCAAGAACATCGTCAAGGAGGTCACTAAGCAAGGGAAGGAACCCATTCGGCTGGCGCTGAACTGCGTCGGCGGTAAGAACGCGACAGCTTTGGCAAAGGTTCTAGCTCCGGGCTCACATATGGTTACTTACGGGGCCATGTCGAAGCAGCCTGTCGCCCTACCCTCCGGACTTTTGATATTCAAAGACCTGGTGTTTGATGGTTTTTGGGTCAGCAAATGGGGCGACAAGAACCCACAACTCAAAGAGAACACCATCAAAGATATCTTGCAATTAACACGAGCAGGAAAGTTCAAGGATATTCCTGTGGAGGAAGCTAAATGGAAATGGGACACTGATGCGACCGAGCTTGCAACAGCCGTGCAGGGAACTCTCAGTGGGTACAGGGGCGGAAAGGGTCTGCTCAAGTTCGAAGGCGACGACTAA
- a CDS encoding putative C2H2 finger domain protein (transcript_id=CADANIAT00001191), translated as MGPRGFTNPAPKTESARSALSSFTCTLCNKSYSRHPEYEAHIGSYDHQHRKRLQDLKQLSRDPNAAEKARRAEKKADAEAGLRVLDTAKTGSASGTGSSGGFKKGGFKSSFTTVKGPAAPAAPTRKNVLEDDDEGTNGPAAARGDDHARSMGPKIIQEQGESDTDEEYVTDTAGGGYYDPRKPTDCFPGCVGLAQS; from the exons ATGGGGCCG CGAGGCTTTACAAATCCTGCTCCTAAG ACCGAATCGGCACGGTCAGCTTTAAGCTCTTTCACTTGTACGCTATGCAACAAGTCTTATTCCCGTCACCCAGAGTATGAAGCGCACATTGGATCTTATGACCACCAACACCGCAAACGTCTTCAAGATCTCAAACAGCTATCGCGAGACCCAAATGCAGCAGAAAAGGCTAGACGGGCGGAGAAAAAGGCCGACGCAGAAGCTGGGTTGAGAGTACTCGACACTGCGAAGACCGGCTCCGCCTCGGGCACAGGAAGCAGTGGAGGTTTCAAGAAGGGAGGCTTCAAAAGTTCATTCACCACTGTTAAAGGTCCAGCTGCCCCCGCCGctccgacgaggaagaatgTGCtagaagatgacgatgaaggaaCCAACGGACCAGCTGCCGCAAGGGGCGATGATCACGCTCGTTCCATGGGCCCTAAGATCATACAAGAACAAGGTGAAAGTGACACAGATGAGGAGTACGTGACTGATACTGCAGGCGGAGGATACTATGATCCGCGGAAACCAACAGATTGCTTCCCCGGCTGTGTCGGCCTAGCTCAGAGCTAA
- a CDS encoding snoRNA-binding rRNA-processing protein ENP1 (transcript_id=CADANIAT00001185), producing the protein MPKVTSARAAAGTRRHNPLAEDIIGTGHLRTAPSKKIKRKSKADGDQEDGERFVDAKTSRKILQIGQELADEDAAEQRAARGVVEEPANRAFDFESRFEDEDVFSDDEGKFNEDQWDDEEDIEEVEVDPNDLDIFHKFVPRGDEDPIFNPSGPETSGQTTNLADLILEKIAEHEAKQAGNTGPIIQGGGLPEDAVQIPAKAVEVYEKVGMILSRYKSGPLPKPFKILPTVPNWQTLLSITRPESWTANAIYAGTRIFISHKPAIAQEFISTVLLERVREEIYEHKKLNVHTYNSMKKALYKPACFFKGLLFPLVSSGTCTLREAHIVSSVIARVSIPVLHSAAALLRMCDLAAEQSMKSLESTGAVNTFIRVFLEKKYALPYKVIDALVFHFLRFRAADPAEDSMTDGPSKAYKLPVLWHQSLLVFAQRYRNDITEDQREALLDLLLVRGHKDIGPEVRRELLAGRGRGIVAPDPERQHALDAGDDTMDTTL; encoded by the exons ATGCCTAAGGTGACGTCCGCGCGTGCTGCAGCTGGTACCCGCCGGCACAATCCTCTTGCTGAGGATATTATTGGCACGGGTCACCTCCGAACGGCCCCCAGTAAGAAGATCAAGCGCAAATCGAAGGCAGACGGAGATCAGGAGGATGGGGAGCGCTTTGTGGATGCGAAAACGTCCCGCAAAATTCTACAGATTGGACAAGAACTTGCCGATGAAGATGCCGCCGAGCAGAGAGCTGCACGGggagtggttgaagaacCAGCAAACAGAGCCTTCGATTTTGAGTCCCgatttgaggatgaagatgtatTTTCGGACGACGAAGGCAAGTTCAATGAGGATCAAtgggacgatgaggaggatattgaggaaGTG GAGGTTGATCCAAATGATCTTGATATATTCCACAAGTTCGTTCCTCGAGGAGACGAAGATCCGATTTTCAATCCTAGCGGGCCAGAGACGAGCGGTCAAACCACAAATCTCGCGGACCTTATTCTAGAAAAAATCGCGGAGCATGAAGCAAAGCAGGCAGGAAATACTGGGCCTATAATTCAAGGTGGAGGTTTGCCCGAAGATGCGGTTCAGATACCCGCAAAAGCTGTTGAAGTATACGAGAA GGTTGGCATGATTCTTTCACGTTACAAGTCTGGGCCTCTTCCAAAACCGTTCAAAATTCTCCCTACTGTTCCAAATTGGCAAACGCTTCTCTCAATCACGCGTCCCGAATCATGGACCGCCAACGCCATTTACGCTGGAACCAGAATATTCATCTCACACAAGCCGGCAATTGCGCAAGAGTTCATCTCAACGGTCTTGCTTGAACGCGTGCGCGAGGAAATATACGAACACAAGAAGCTCAACGTTCACACCTACAattcgatgaagaaggctcTCTACAAGCCGGCATGTTTCTTCAAGGGATTGCTATTCCCCTTAGTCTCGAGTGGGACTTGCACTCTACGGGAAGCTCACATCGTTTCCTCCGTGATCGCGCGCGTCTCTATTCCGGTCCTACATTCGGCGGCGGCACTGCTTAGGATGTGTGACCTTGCCGCCGAACAATCCATGAAGTCATTAGAAAGCACCGGTGCGGTGAATACTTTCATTCGAGTCTTCTTAGAGAAGAAGTACGCCCTTCCGTACAAAGTCATTGATGCTCTTGTCTTTCATTTCCTGCGGTTCCGTGCGGCCGATCCAGCGGAGGATTCAATGACCGACGGACCCTCTAAGGCATATAAACTGCCCGTTCTCTGGCATCAGTCACTCTTGGTCTTCGCACAGCGTTACCGAAATGATATTACTGAGGACCAGCGAGAAGCCCTTTTGGACTTGCTCTTGGTTCGTGGACACAAGGATATTGGTCCTGAAGTCCGGCGCGAGCTGTTAGCGGGCAGAGGTCGAGGGATCGTCGCACCCGACCCGGAGAGACAACATGCGCTTGATGCTGGAGACGATACAATGGATACCACATTATAA
- a CDS encoding uncharacterized protein (transcript_id=CADANIAT00001189), whose translation MASYLNPLVILSLVSAVQAVQPSAPDFVAAPLRELKWGQINFLHTTDTHGWLAGHLSEYEYQSLLGDRVEGNGLYDSSDPKGIYTSEIIRQQQIDVLSPGNHELYKKSTSEAEYRITVPNFRGHYLSSNVDIYDPETGELVELGPRFRKFTTKNQGIRITAFGFLFDFTRNYNNTVVHPVEEVVKEPWFKHAIQDQAVDLFLVIGHVPVRSKEYDAVFNEIRASHPDTPIQFFGGHLHIRDCHQFDSKAVGLASGRFMETIGFASISGLSTERNKLEPSMVDPIFERSHTGLNESTFPTEHGRNVSRLIQQSRSALKLDEIYGCVPETLWMSRSPHTASNNIYAWLQREVLPSMLDDTSRKGKPAFVIFNTGAIRFDLFKGQFNRDSVYIISPFTSGFRYLKDIAYAEAEQVLNVLNQQPQIFTGAEGTTGLLLRALAPPEQAARDYGIDLARLHRAESILNIPTSQHPMSVGHDSEHEIIPGYTTTDDLGADGDDTVHSMIEFYQIPNCIGALTLDGGSAPPETVDLVYIDFIQPYVSFAADQVGLGVNVSQDSEVYMPSTSFTDLLVQWVKTHWGCSV comes from the exons ATGGCTTCCTATCTCAACCCTCTCGTTATCTTATCTTTGGTCTCGGCGGTTCAAGCTGTTCAGCCCTCCGCTCCGGATTTTGTCGCAGCTCCTTTACGTGAACTGAAATGGGGTCAAATCAACTTCCTTCATACGACAGATACTcatggctggctggctggccATCTCTCAGAGTATGAGTATCAGTCGTTGCTTG GTGATAGAGTAGAGGGCAATGGCCTTTACGATTCGTCAGACCCTAAAGGTATATATACTTCCGAGATTATACGGCAACAACAAATCGACGTGTTGTCTCCCGGAAATCATGAGCTCTACAAAAAGAGCACCTCAGAAGCCGAATATAGAATTACTGTACCTAACTTCCGCGGTCACTATTTGTCGTCCAACGTCGATATCTATGACCCTGAAACAGGAGAACTCGTGGAGTTGGGTCCCCGATTTAGGAAATTCACCACGAAGAACCAAGGCATTCGCATCACTGCCTTTGGCTTTCTTTTCGACTTTACAAGGAACTATAACAACACGGTTGTCCATccggtggaggaagttgTGAAAGAGCCTTGGTTCAAGCACGCCATTCAAGACCAGGCCGTCGATCTGTTTTTGGTGATAGGGCATGTTCCAGTTCGGTCAAAAGAGTACGACGCGGTCTTCAATGAAATCAGAGCTAGTCATCCGGACACGCCAATTCAGTTTTTCGGTGGTCACCTCCACATTCGCGATTGTCATCAATTCGACTCGAAAGCTGTTGGGCTTGCCAGTGGCCGATTTATGGAAACTATTGGGTTTGCGTCAATTAGCGGACTGTCTACGGAGCGCAACAAATTGGAGCCCAGCATGGTAGATCCTATCTTCGAGCGAAG TCACACTGGTCTTAATGAGAGTACGTTTCCAACGGAGCACGGCCGCAATGTGTCTCGTCTTATCCAGCAATCACGAAGTGCGCTGAAACTAGACGAAATATACGGCTGCGTCCCGGAGACCTTGTGGATGTCACGATCTCCGCATACAGCCTCAAATAACATTTACGCTTGGTTGCAGAGGGAGGTACTTCCAAGCATGCTAGACGACACATCTCGGAAAGGGAAACCAGCTTTCGTTATCTTCAATACTGGCGCCATTCGGTTTGACCTTTTCAAGGGGCAATTCAATCGGGACTCAGTCTATATAATTTCGCCATTTACAAGTGGCTTTCGTTACCTGAAGGACATTGCCTATGCCGAAGCAGAGCAGGTTTTGAATGTCCTAAATCAGCAGCCACAAATCTTCACAGGCGCCGAAGGGACAACCGGGCTTCTGCTACGGGCTCTTGCGCCGCCAGAGCAAGCTGCTCGTGACTACGGAATTGACCTCGCTCGACTACATCGTGCAGAGTCGATTCTCAATATTCCCACAAGTCAGCATCCGATGTCAGTTGGCCACGATTCTGAGCATGAGATCATACCTGGATATACTACGACAGATGATCTAGGTGcagatggtgatgatacaGTCCATTCCATGATTGAATTCTATCAGATACCGAACTGCATAGGTGCCTTGACTCTTGACGGTGGCTCTGCTCCGCCAGAAACTGTGGACCTTGTGTACATCGATTTCATACAGCCATATGTGAGCTTCGCGGCTGACCAAGTTGGGCTCGGTGTCAATGTCTCTCAGGACAGTGAGGTGTATATGCCCTCTACTTCATTTACGGATCTCCTTGTACAGTGGGTTAAGACTCACTGGGGCTGCTCGGTGTGA
- a CDS encoding protein cclA (transcript_id=CADANIAT00001186), with amino-acid sequence MASTHAAGSPAPSSSINSPILHPVNASVSNASLGEGSIRFSPAPPSTFSNQGDGVRSKRNKRDSRKKREAKGLDQESAPPKKKSVAVLNTAIPSSDLGILRPIAVGEPRHSDLFPPQPRQLNFAVRKMSGVIGQSWDFYEVVDKLTNKNGFRYSYAIADTDFPHIKYRQTDVPPYHARFSFEDSPAAILFSKDALAVTTNEPWHTARANVCAREGTYYYEARIISGIMSSSEATTSNGSNALPSRGHVRLGFARREADLDVNVGVDCYGYGIRDVNGEVVNRMRCEYFFPKGESIREGDVIGMLITLPPLSLHRKIVEGTYDPACDNFKPGPASATNIIRDRIPFHYKNDFCWQQSNVFPTKQLRDYAFNLKETPAFGPPSPLNAEDPSLRTLPGSSITIYKNGIKMGTPFKELYAFLPPASRLANGTNNLGLGERENADDGMIGYYPAVSCYGGGAVECRFQGPWWFSPPSATENGEPVKGIGERFDEQIVEDVLADIVDEVEAMLVWGSVDGNVVNNAEMDAPGVGAVGGTDVLKGGVGAAYDPATTLSTAPAESNGSGTASIKLADEDACHTGFEDTMSLGVANTPITDVPVPPEPEDTPMTGG; translated from the coding sequence ATGGCATCTACTCACGCAGCTGGGTCCCCCGCGCCATCATCCAGTATCAACTCCCCTATACTACACCCGGTGAACGCGTCCGTCTCAAATGCCTCTCTAGGGGAGGGCAGTATTAGATTCTCGCCGGCGCCACCTAGTACCTTTTCAAACCAAGGCGATGGTGTAAGGTCGAAGCGCAACAAACGCGATAGCCGCAAAAAAAGAGAGGCCAAAGGTTTGGACCAGGAAAGCGCACCTCCCAAGAAGAAGTCAGTGGCCGTACTTAATACCGCCATTCCGAGCTCTGATCTCGGCATCCTAAGACCTATTGCAGTTGGGGAGCCCAGGCACTCGGATCTTTTccctcctcagcctcgtcaacTGAACTTTGCGGTGCGCAAAATGTCAGGTGTGATTGGCCAAAGTTGGGATTTCTACGAAGTCGTTGATAAACTTACGAACAAGAACGGTTTTCGATATAGCTATGCTATAGCAGATACGGACTTCCCTCATATCAAATATCGCCAAACGGATGTTCCTCCCTATCATGCCCGTTTTAGCTTCGAGGACTCCCCGGCTGCGATCTTATTCTCCAAGGACGCCCTTGCTGTCACGACCAATGAACCATGGCACACGGCTCGCGCTAATGTGTGCGCAAGAGAAGGGACCTACTATTATGAAGCACGCATCATAAGCGGTATAATGAGTAGCTCGGAAGCAACTACCTCAAACGGGAGCAATGCCTTACCGTCGAGAGGTCATGTGCGGCTTGGATTTGCTCGACGGGAAGCAGATCTTGATGTCAATGTAGGAGTCGACTGTTACGGTTACGGAATCCGTGATGTAAACGGCGAGGTGGTCAATCGCATGCGGTGCGAATACTTCTTCCCCAAGGGTGAGTCGATTCGCGAAGGCGATGTCATTGGCATGCTCATCACTCTCCCGCCGCTTTCACTCCACAGAAAGATTGTCGAGGGAACATATGACCCGGCTTGTGATAATTTCAAGCCCGGGCCTGCTTCAGCTACTAATATCATCCGTGATCGCATCCCCTTTCACTACAAAAATGACTTTTGCTGGCAACAGTCCAATGTCTTTCCAACCAAGCAACTGCGTGACTACGCTTTCAATCTCAAAGAAACCCCTGCATTCGGCCCTCCATCCCCATTGAACGCAGAGGATCCATCACTACGTACATTACCTGGCTCAAGTATCACGATATACAAGAACGGCATAAAAATGGGTACGCCATTTAAGGAGCTCTACGCCTTTCTACCACCTGCTAGCAGACTTGCGAATGGCACGAACAACCTCGGGCTCGGTGAGCGTGAAAATGCCGATGATGGTATGATCGGGTACTACCCAGCTGTTAGCTGCTATGGAGGTGGTGCTGTTGAGTGTCGCTTCCAAGGTCCCTGGTGGTTTAGTCCGCCGTCCGCTACAGAAAATGGTGAGCCAGTCAAAGGAATTGGAGAGCGCTTCGACGAGCAAATTGTCGAAGACGTACTGGCCGATATTGTAGACGAGGTCGAAGCAATGCTTGTCTGGGGCAGCGTGGACGGTAATGTTGTTAATAACGCTGAGATGGACGCCCCTGGCGTAGGAGCCGTTGGCGGCACAGACGTTCTCAAAGGCGGCGTCGGTGCTGCCTATGACCCTGCCACTACTTTGTCGACTGCTCCTGCGGAGAGTAACGGAAGTGGCACTGCGAGTATCAAGCTTGCCGACGAGGACGCATGCCACACTGGCTTTGAAGATACTATGAGTCTCGGCGTGGCAAATACGCCAATTACTGACGTGCCCGTACCGCCAGAACCGGAGGATACCCCTATGACCGGAGGTTGA
- a CDS encoding glutamyl-tRNA(Gln) amidotransferase subunit HER2 (transcript_id=CADANIAT00001187) encodes MSLISNTIWKAQQREELMAAEARTTSGIPGSGRLHPPYASLFLNLCDNRSSGLMSLLLEAERYVANQSSNRMLNAFITPLCRHSGRWHDQAKDADIRGKQGKLRSRLDGRFIAFKDNICTRDFPTTCASKSLDTFTSPFNATVVQQLEDAGAIVAGKTNLDEFGMGSHSIYSSFGHVMNTRRGDDSKFLSAGGSSGGNAVAVATDQCYAALGTDTGGSIRLPAAYTGTVGFKPSYGLLSRWGVIAYANSLDTVGILAKRVSVARDVFDVLNKHDPRDPTSISPSSRSRISSKLNLPQLTSRLTSRPLRIGIPLEYNISELAPSVRQAWCHSLEYLRQQGHTIQPVSLPMTKLALSAYYVLAPAEASSNLAKYDGVRYGTRSDDSTENQSETYLYAKTRGAGFGPEVKRRIMLGAFSLSAQAIDNYFIQAQRIRRLVRHDFDAAFQAEHPLAAEIRNVELRQQAKQTGIDVLISPTAPTPPPTISDITDTSTKRSNLDAYINDVFTVPASLAGLPAISVPVSGKDNAGNQEGDILAGIQVIGQYGDDELVLKVGELLERR; translated from the exons ATGTCCTTGATCTCGAATACAAT CTGGAAAGCTCAGCAGCGAGAAGAGCTTATGGCGGCTGAAGCACGGACCACTAGCGGTATTCCGGGTTCTGGCCGTCTCCATCCGCCATACGCATCGTTGTTTCTCAATCTTTGCGACAATCGCTCCAGCGGCCTAATGTCCCTCCTGCTCGAAGCTGAGAGATATGTCGCTAATCAGAGCTCAAATCGCATGCTCAATGCCTTCATAACTCCTTTGTGCCGGCATTCAGGGCGGTGGCATGATCAAGCGAAAGATGCCGATATTCGGGGAAAGCAAG GGAAGCTTAGGTCCCGACTGGATGGCCGGTTCATCGCATTCAAAGATAACATATGCACTCGCGACTTCCCTACGACATGCGCCTCGAAAAGCCTCGATACATTCACCAGTCCGTTCAATGCAACGGTAGTCCAGCAACTGGAAGATGCGGGGGCCATTGTCGCCGGAAAGACGAATTTGGACGAGTTCGGTATGGGGTCTCATTCCATCTATTCGTCATTCGGACATGTCATGAATACACGCCGGGGTGATGATTCAAAATTCCTCTCGGCAGGAGGAAGTTCTGGCGGAAATGCAGTTGCGGTCGCTACGGATCAGTGCTATGC GGCACTAGGGACGGACACAGGCGGATCGATTCGCCTTCCTGCCGCGTACACCGGAACTGTTGGCTTTAAGCCCTCGTACGGGCTATTATCCCGATGGGGTGTTATCGCGTATGCCAACTCACTAGACACCGTTGGGATCTTGGCAAAGCGAGTTTCAGTGGCTCGAGATGTATTTG ATGTTTTAAACAAACATGATCCCCGTGATCCGACGAGTATTTCGCCGTCGTCAAGGTCCAGGATATCCTCGAAGTTGAACTTGCCTCAGCTCACCTCTCGTCTCACGTCCCGCCCCCTTCGCATCGGCATTCCGCTCGAGTATAACATCTCTGAACTCGCCCCTTCAGTGCGGCAGGCCTGGTGTCACTCCTTGGAATATTTGCGTCAGCAGGGACACACAATTCAACCTGTATCTTTACCTATGACCAAGCTAGCTTTGTCAGCGTACTACGTACTTGCCCCAGCCGAAGCATCTTCAAATCTAGCGAAATATGACGGCGTCAGATACGGGACTCGATCGGACGACAGCACAGAGAACCAGTCAGAAACCTACCTATATGCGAAAACTAGAGGCGCTGGATTTGGCCCAGAGGTTAAGCGACGAATCATGCTAGGCGCATTCAGTTTGAGCGCTCAGGCCATTGATAATTACTTCATCCAAGCACAGCGCATTCGACGTCTGGTTCGGCATGATTTCGATGCCGCTTTCCAGGCAGAACATCCCCTGGCCGCCGAAATACGAAATGTCGAACTTCGGCAGCAAGCTAAACAAACTGGGATTGACGTTCTTATCTCACCAACTGCGCCCACCCCGCCCCCAACCATCTCAGATATTACGGATACCAGCACGAAAAGGTCAAACTTGGATGCTTATATAAATGATGTGTTCACAGTGCCTGCCAGCTTGGCCGGCCTTCCAGCCATATCCGTTCCCGTCTCTGGAAAGGATAATGCTGGCAATCAAGAAGGCGACATCCTGGCTGGCATTCAGGTAATCGGCCAGTACGGCGACGATGAACTTGTGCTCAAAGTCGGGGAATTGCTAGAAAGGCGTTAA
- a CDS encoding MCP1 family protein (transcript_id=CADANIAT00001192) codes for MASPRATNLPTQDDIDTKSIVSMQELDPSPVDETFPDISSEDYTSKYEPPSGRQNLGWSLGLRGQNWDSWLSALQRYSTYPPIFFAALHFTNTSLIPIATRSVPESDNYLLLTRPIYQSPSLENFILTIPILTHIASGIALRNIRSSRRARLYGAETRDQRYALSFWPRMSLQARLGYVFAPLLATHVLVNRVVPVMVDGGSSSISLGFVAHGIARSRVFWVTYYHIFVFVGVYHILGGLASLMGWRITTARKTRGSRKGVLEGDLGHTESDQHIRRRKKMWWNFNKIATLGACIWLAGALWIVGNGGEGLGWEAKRWNEIYSQVPIIGNWL; via the exons ATGGCCTCCCCCAGGGCAACGAATCTACCGACGCAAGATGACATCGATACAAAATCTATAGTGTCTATGCAGGAATTGGACCCATCCCCGGTGGATGAGACTTTCCCGGATATATCTTCTGAAGACTACACAAGCAAATATGAACCTCCGTCGGGGCGTCAGAATCTCGGATGGTCATTAGGTCTGCGCGGTCAGAACTGGGATTCATGGT TGTCTGCACTCCAGAGGTACTCGACATACCCTCCtatcttcttcgctgcgcTACATTTCACAAACACCTCGCTCATTCCCATAGCGACTCGGTCTGTTCCCGAAAGCGATAACTACCTTCTTCTCACAAGGCCGATCTATCAATCTCCCTCGCTTGAAAATTTCATCTTGACTATTCCTATCCTAACACATATTGCATCCGGGATTGCTCTCCGCAATATTCGCTCTTCACGTCGTGCGCGTCTCTATGGCGCCGAGACACGAGACCAAAGATATGCGCTCAGTTTCTGGCCCCGAATGAGCTTACAAGCACGCTTAGGGTATGTGTTTGCCCCGCTGCTTGCTACTCATGTCCTTGTCAATCGTGTCGTGCCGGTGATGGTTGATGGAGGAAGCTCAAGCATCAGTTTGGGCTTTGTCGCCCACGGAATAGCACGGAGCCGTGTTTTTTGGGTCACATACTACCATATTTTTGTCTTTGTCGGGGTTTACCATATTCTCGGGGGTTTGGCGTCGTTGATGGGCTGGAGGATCACCACTGCTCGGAAAACTCGAGGTAGCAGAAAGGGCGTATTAGAAGGTGATCTTGGACACACGGAAAGCGATCAGCATATCAGGAGACGAAAGAAAATGTGGTGGAATTTTAACAAGATCGCTACACTGGGAGCCTGCATCTGGCTTGCTGGCGCACTGTGGATTGTTGGAAACGGTGGAGAGGGTTTGGGATGGGAGGCGAAACGCTGGAATGAGATATATAGCCAGGTGCCTATCATTGGAAACTGGCTGTAG
- a CDS encoding pyruvate dehydrogenase (acetyl-transferring) subunit E1 beta (transcript_id=CADANIAT00001190) produces MASLRLFRPAARLLSSRLSATRPTFPQTACTPSILRFRGYATENGTKEVTVRDALNEALAEELERNQKTFILGEEVAQYNGAYKVTRGLLDRFGPKRVIDTPITEAGFCGLAVGAALAGLHPICEFMTFNFAMQAIDQIINSAAKTHYMSGGIQPCNITFRGPNGFAAGVAAQHSQDYSAWYGSIPGLKVVAPWSAEDAKGLMKAAIRDPNPVVVLENELLYGQAFPMSEAAQKDDFVLPIGKAKIERPGKDLTIVSLSRCVGQSLNAAAELKQKYGVEAEVINLRSVKPLDVETIIQSLKKTGRLMCVESGFPMFGVSSEILALSMEYGFDYLTAPAVRVTGAEVPTPYAVGLETMSFPQEDTIVGQAAKLLRL; encoded by the exons ATGGCTTCTCTCCGTCTCTTTCGACCAGCAGCTCGTCTGCTTTCTTCGCGCCTTTCCGCGACTCGTCCTACCTTTCCTCAGACTGCCTGCACACCTTCAATTTTGCGCTTTCGCGGATATGCTACAGAGAACGGTACCAAGGAGGTCACTGTACGAGATGCCTTGAATGAGGCCCtcgcggaggagctggagcgcaACCAAAAGACATTTATTTTGGGTGAGGAGGTTGCACAGTACAACGGAGC ATACAAAGTCACTCGAGGTCTTCTGGACCGCTTCGGCCCCAAGCGCGTTATCGATACACCTATCACGGAAGCTGGCTTTTGCGGTCTGGCGGTCGGAGCTGCTCTCGCTGGATTACACCCAATT TGTGAATTCATGACTTTCAACTTCGCAATGCAGGCTATCGATCAAATCATCAACTCTGCAGCCAAGACGCACTACATGTCCGGCGGCATTCAGCCTTGCAACATCACCTTCCGTGGTCCCAACggttttgctgctggtgttgctgCACAGCACTCTCAGGATTACTCCGCTTGGTACGGCAGTATTCCTGGTTTGAAGGTCGTGGCTCCCTGGAGCGCTGAGGACGCTAAGGGTCTCATGAAGGCAGCTATTCGTGACCCAAACCCCGTCGTTGTCCTTGAGAACGA ACTTCTATACGGCCAGGCCTTCCCCATGTCTGAGGCTGCACAGAAGGACGACTTCGTCCTCCCTATTGGCAAGGCCAAGATCGAGCGTCCCGGCAAGGACCTGACAATcgtctctctctctcgctgCGTTGGACAGTCCCTcaacgctgctgctgaaCTGAAACAGAAATATGGTGTCGAAGCTGAGGTTATTAACCTCCGTTCCGTCAAGCCTCTTGACGTTGAGACGATCATTCAgtctctgaagaagaccggcCGCCTGATGTGCGTCGAGTCTGGTTTCCCTATGTTCGGTGTTTCCTCCGAAATTCTCGCTCTGTCCATGGAATACGGGTTCGACTACCTGACAGCTCCTGCCGTTCGTGTTACTGGTGCTGAGGTACCCACTCCTTACGCTGTGGGATTGGAGACTATGAGCTTTCCCCAAGAGGACACCATTGTTGGCCAGGCTGCCAAGCTTCTCCGATTGTAA